One stretch of Rhizobium rhizoryzae DNA includes these proteins:
- a CDS encoding IS1595 family transposase — MSVLSREYFHNEAAAFEHVESIMWPEGPVCPHCGCVGRVYKLEGVYSKPSKKNPEGVERHGLKKCGECRKQFTVRIGTIFEESHIPLHKWLQAIHLMCSSKKGISSNQLHRVLEITLKSAWFLSHRIREAMRSGDLGPMGGNGKIVEADETYFGKKSGPAPTVTTSGRPFTKSGKTGPAHKRAVLGLVERGGMVRTFHVEKANKDNVAHLVSENVSKESVLMTDESRLYETVGASFVDHQTTKHSAKEYVRYEGDMVIHSNTIENYFSIFKRGMKGVYQHCAEKHLHRYLAEFDFRYNNRIGLGVDDSARSLNALFGARGKRLTYNQTGM, encoded by the coding sequence ATGTCGGTTCTGTCGAGAGAATATTTTCACAATGAAGCAGCGGCTTTCGAGCACGTTGAAAGCATCATGTGGCCGGAAGGCCCTGTATGCCCTCATTGCGGATGCGTGGGCCGCGTCTACAAGCTTGAAGGTGTTTATTCAAAGCCATCCAAAAAGAACCCGGAAGGCGTTGAGCGCCACGGCTTGAAGAAATGCGGCGAATGCCGGAAGCAGTTCACGGTTCGCATCGGTACGATTTTCGAAGAAAGTCATATCCCGCTTCACAAGTGGCTCCAGGCAATTCACCTGATGTGCTCCAGCAAAAAGGGCATCAGCTCTAACCAGCTTCATCGGGTTCTGGAGATCACGCTCAAGTCGGCATGGTTTCTTTCGCACCGCATCCGTGAAGCAATGCGTTCTGGCGATCTTGGCCCAATGGGTGGCAACGGTAAGATTGTTGAGGCAGATGAAACATACTTTGGCAAAAAGTCCGGTCCTGCTCCTACGGTAACGACGAGCGGTCGCCCATTCACAAAGTCCGGTAAGACAGGCCCCGCCCACAAGCGTGCGGTTCTCGGTCTTGTTGAGCGTGGGGGTATGGTCCGCACGTTCCATGTTGAGAAGGCAAACAAGGATAACGTTGCGCACCTCGTCAGCGAGAATGTCAGCAAGGAAAGCGTCCTGATGACCGACGAAAGCCGCCTGTATGAAACGGTTGGCGCTTCTTTCGTTGACCATCAGACGACGAAGCATTCTGCCAAGGAATACGTTCGCTACGAGGGCGATATGGTTATCCATTCGAACACGATTGAAAACTACTTCTCGATCTTCAAGCGCGGCATGAAAGGCGTGTATCAGCATTGCGCTGAGAAGCACCTGCACCGTTATCTGGCTGAATTTGATTTCCGCTATAACAACCGCATCGGCCTTGGCGTGGATGATAGCGCCCGCTCGTTGAACGCCTTGTTTGGTGCAAGAGGTAAGCGCCTGACATATAACCAAACTGGTATGTAA
- a CDS encoding type II toxin-antitoxin system VapC family toxin: MLFIDASVVVAILAGEEDRDDLLDLLAEHEGPFYVSPIVRLEACFALTRRKAEATGRDKPATPEMLEESRRLVDQFFLDLEAKEILISADVGAKALDAAQQFGKIVNHPAKLNMGDCLSYACAKAYRTRLAYKGNDFAFTDIGW, from the coding sequence ATGCTGTTTATCGATGCCTCTGTGGTTGTTGCCATCCTTGCGGGGGAAGAGGATCGTGATGACTTGCTGGACCTTCTTGCTGAGCATGAAGGCCCTTTCTACGTTTCACCGATAGTACGTCTTGAAGCATGCTTTGCACTGACGCGCCGCAAAGCGGAAGCGACCGGCCGCGACAAGCCGGCAACACCTGAAATGCTGGAAGAGTCGCGGCGGTTGGTCGATCAGTTTTTCCTGGATCTTGAGGCGAAGGAGATCCTGATTTCGGCGGATGTGGGCGCAAAGGCGCTTGATGCGGCGCAGCAATTCGGCAAGATCGTCAATCATCCGGCCAAGCTGAACATGGGTGACTGCCTGTCTTACGCATGCGCCAAAGCCTATCGCACCCGGTTAGCCTATAAGGGCAACGATTTCGCTTTTACCGATATCGGTTGGTAA
- a CDS encoding type II toxin-antitoxin system VapB family antitoxin, with translation MALYIKDPEVDRLANELVSLTKTSKVDAVKAALKREIATRKGSLPIRERLAKSLKMAREAGPYAPGDHKQEADEMWGEA, from the coding sequence ATGGCGCTCTACATCAAAGACCCCGAAGTCGATAGGCTCGCAAATGAGCTTGTCAGCCTGACAAAGACCTCCAAGGTCGACGCGGTAAAGGCCGCTTTGAAGCGGGAAATCGCTACCCGAAAGGGTAGCTTGCCCATTCGTGAGCGACTTGCGAAATCCCTCAAGATGGCGCGCGAGGCAGGTCCCTACGCGCCAGGCGACCACAAGCAGGAAGCAGACGAAATGTGGGGCGAGGCCTGA
- a CDS encoding protein adenylyltransferase SelO, translated as MFPFDNSYARLPERFHASVYPEAVSGPVLIKFNEALAKNLSLDLDPKDTNRLAAIFAGNVLPPGAEPLAMAYAGHQFGNFVPQLGDGRAILLGEVVDVEGVRRDIQLKGAGPTPFSRRGDGRAALGPVLREYIISEAFAALGIPATRALAAVLSGEPVYREQPVPGAVFTRVAASHVRVGTFQYFAAREDQEAIRLLADYVIDRHYPDLKQEPEPYLALLQRVSDRQAALIARWLSIGFIHGVMNTDNMTISGESIDFGPCAFLDEYDPMKVFSSIDRQGRYAYRNQPGIGQWNIARLAECLLPLLDADEEKAVAKANEVLKSFGETFQSHWIAAFRRKLGLGLEETGDAELVQDLLTAMHEGKADFTLTFRRLTDLAAAEEGQKALAAEAAFTEGFMPWEKAEQWLPRWRARLVREPERHDAASLMRSVNPAIIPRNHRIEQVIRAAMEGDLKPFERLLEALAEPYADRAEFDEYREAPLDEQKVRLTFCGT; from the coding sequence TTGTTTCCATTTGATAATAGCTACGCACGTCTGCCGGAGCGATTCCATGCTTCCGTCTACCCGGAAGCGGTGTCGGGGCCTGTTCTCATCAAATTCAACGAGGCGCTTGCGAAAAATTTATCCCTCGACCTTGACCCGAAGGACACCAATCGGCTGGCCGCGATCTTTGCAGGCAATGTTTTGCCACCGGGAGCGGAGCCGCTGGCCATGGCCTATGCCGGTCATCAGTTCGGCAACTTCGTTCCACAATTGGGCGATGGCCGCGCCATCCTGCTGGGCGAGGTGGTGGATGTGGAAGGCGTGCGCCGGGATATCCAGCTGAAAGGGGCAGGGCCGACACCGTTTTCACGGCGGGGCGATGGGCGTGCCGCCCTGGGGCCGGTTCTGCGCGAATACATCATCTCGGAAGCCTTTGCCGCACTTGGCATTCCCGCCACACGGGCGCTGGCTGCCGTGCTGAGCGGCGAGCCGGTCTATCGCGAGCAACCGGTGCCCGGTGCCGTGTTCACCCGCGTTGCTGCAAGCCATGTGCGCGTCGGCACTTTTCAATATTTCGCGGCGCGGGAAGACCAGGAGGCGATCCGCCTATTGGCGGATTACGTGATCGACCGGCACTATCCGGATCTGAAGCAGGAGCCAGAACCCTATCTGGCGCTGCTGCAGCGGGTTTCCGACCGGCAGGCTGCGCTGATTGCCCGCTGGCTGAGCATCGGCTTCATCCATGGCGTGATGAACACCGATAACATGACCATCTCGGGCGAAAGCATCGATTTCGGCCCTTGCGCTTTCCTTGATGAGTATGACCCGATGAAGGTGTTTTCCTCCATCGACCGGCAGGGTCGCTATGCCTATCGCAACCAGCCTGGCATCGGCCAGTGGAACATTGCGCGTCTGGCGGAATGCCTTCTGCCGCTTTTGGATGCGGACGAGGAAAAGGCCGTTGCCAAGGCGAACGAGGTACTGAAAAGCTTCGGCGAAACCTTCCAGTCGCACTGGATTGCCGCATTCCGCCGCAAGCTGGGGCTGGGTCTGGAGGAGACGGGTGACGCTGAACTGGTGCAGGATCTGCTGACGGCCATGCACGAGGGCAAGGCGGATTTCACGCTGACCTTCCGGCGCCTGACGGATCTGGCTGCGGCGGAAGAAGGGCAGAAGGCGCTTGCCGCAGAGGCCGCGTTTACGGAAGGTTTCATGCCATGGGAAAAGGCTGAACAATGGCTGCCGCGCTGGCGGGCAAGGCTGGTGCGCGAGCCGGAGCGCCATGATGCAGCATCGCTCATGCGCAGCGTCAACCCGGCCATCATTCCACGCAACCACCGCATCGAGCAGGTAATCCGCGCCGCGATGGAAGGCGACCTCAAACCCTTCGAGCGCCTGCTGGAGGCTCTGGCCGAGCCTTATGCTGATCGTGCCGAATTCGATGAGTATCGCGAAGCGCCGCTGGATGAGCAGAAGGTGCGGCTGACGTTTTGCGGAACGTGA